From a region of the Sporosarcina ureilytica genome:
- the neuC gene encoding UDP-N-acetylglucosamine 2-epimerase, giving the protein MRRKICVVTGTRAEYGLLYWLMKKIKEDEELDLQLVVTGMHLSPEFGLTYKQIEEDGFVIDEKVEMLLSSDTAVGVAKSMGLAIIGFAEAFERLQPDLLIVLGDRFEMLAVAQTALIMQLPIAHIHGGELTFGAYDDAIRHSISKMATWHFTSTESHRERVIQLGEHPERVWNVGALGIENILKIPLLSKDELYDDLKIDKEKPLFLITHHPETNGTRNGIHPLLAALANYKENNLVFTKSNADNGGREINEEIERFVSKNKNAYLFDSLGQLRYLSAVKHADVVIGNSSSGLIEVPYLETPTVNCGDRQKGREYPSSVISVSLDENSIHFGIQQALKYQMPYEKIFGNGQSSEKIIRNLKSIHTYLVQKEFYGL; this is encoded by the coding sequence TTGCGTAGAAAAATATGCGTTGTGACTGGCACAAGGGCTGAGTATGGCTTATTGTACTGGCTTATGAAAAAAATAAAAGAAGATGAAGAACTTGACTTGCAATTAGTCGTTACAGGTATGCATCTATCCCCGGAATTTGGATTAACTTATAAACAAATTGAAGAAGATGGTTTTGTGATTGATGAAAAAGTCGAGATGTTATTGTCATCGGATACAGCGGTTGGCGTTGCAAAATCGATGGGACTTGCAATAATTGGTTTTGCAGAGGCATTTGAACGATTACAACCCGATTTACTAATTGTATTAGGAGATCGTTTCGAAATGTTAGCCGTTGCACAAACGGCCCTTATCATGCAATTACCGATTGCCCATATTCATGGGGGCGAATTAACTTTTGGCGCCTATGACGATGCGATTCGCCATTCCATCAGTAAAATGGCAACATGGCATTTCACTAGTACAGAATCTCATCGAGAGCGTGTGATTCAGCTGGGAGAACATCCGGAGCGGGTCTGGAATGTTGGTGCACTCGGAATAGAAAATATTTTGAAGATCCCATTGTTATCAAAGGATGAACTATACGATGATTTAAAAATCGATAAGGAGAAACCACTTTTCCTAATTACTCATCACCCTGAAACGAATGGTACTAGAAATGGAATTCACCCTCTCCTAGCTGCTTTAGCCAATTACAAAGAGAATAATCTCGTTTTTACAAAGTCAAATGCAGATAATGGTGGAAGAGAGATAAATGAAGAGATTGAACGCTTTGTATCAAAGAATAAAAATGCTTATTTATTTGATTCATTGGGACAATTGCGTTATTTGAGTGCAGTGAAGCACGCCGATGTTGTTATTGGGAATTCTTCGAGTGGTCTTATAGAGGTACCTTATTTGGAAACGCCTACTGTTAATTGTGGGGATCGCCAAAAGGGAAGGGAATATCCTTCGTCAGTTATTTCCGTTAGTCTTGATGAAAATTCTATTCATTTTGGAATTCAACAAGCCTTAAAATACCAAATGCCGTATGAGAAAATTTTTGGGAATGGCCAATCCTCTGAAAAAATCATTAGAAATCTTAAAAGTATACATACTTACCTTGTTCAAAAGGAGTTTTATGGCTTATGA
- a CDS encoding LegC family aminotransferase — protein sequence MNEQWDNFANEIKGLYKKDFVPLHEPTFNELEIDYVTDCVKSGWVSSVGKYVDRFEQELAEFTGVKRAVAVVNGTAALQVALKVAGVQAGDEVFMPSLTFIATANAASYLQAIPHFVDVGEETLGLDPIKLEEHIQQIGEIRNGKLVNKETGRIISAVVPMHTFGHPVDLDPLVELCERYNLTLVEDAAESLGSYYKGKHTGSFGLVSALSFNGNKIMTTGGGGAILTNDDNLADYAKHITTTAKVPHKWAYKHDEIGYNYRMPNLNAALGCAQLEKMPLFIEQKRRLTKIYEALVNNVDGVSLFKEPVHTKGNYWLQTLVLEEQHHRDTVLDFLNNHGVMSRPIWTPLHKLASYKTMPKGNLDYMTSLENRIINIPSTPLKAK from the coding sequence ATGAATGAGCAATGGGATAATTTTGCGAATGAAATAAAAGGTTTATACAAAAAAGATTTTGTGCCACTTCATGAACCAACCTTTAATGAACTAGAAATTGATTATGTAACAGATTGCGTAAAATCGGGATGGGTTTCATCAGTTGGGAAATACGTAGATCGTTTTGAACAGGAGTTAGCAGAGTTTACAGGAGTGAAACGTGCAGTTGCTGTTGTCAACGGTACTGCGGCGCTTCAAGTCGCTTTAAAAGTTGCAGGTGTACAAGCAGGAGATGAAGTATTTATGCCTTCACTGACCTTTATTGCAACGGCGAATGCGGCATCTTATTTACAGGCGATTCCACATTTTGTAGATGTTGGCGAAGAAACACTTGGCTTAGATCCCATAAAATTAGAAGAGCATATTCAACAGATTGGTGAAATAAGAAATGGAAAGCTTGTCAATAAAGAAACAGGACGGATTATTAGTGCAGTTGTTCCGATGCATACATTTGGACATCCAGTAGACCTAGATCCATTAGTTGAGTTGTGTGAGAGGTATAATCTTACACTTGTAGAAGACGCTGCGGAATCGCTAGGATCATATTATAAAGGAAAGCATACAGGTAGTTTTGGACTTGTTAGTGCTCTTAGTTTTAATGGAAATAAAATTATGACAACAGGCGGCGGCGGGGCAATTTTAACTAACGATGACAATCTTGCTGATTATGCTAAACATATTACGACGACGGCTAAAGTACCGCATAAATGGGCATATAAGCATGATGAGATAGGATATAATTATCGAATGCCGAACCTAAATGCGGCATTGGGATGTGCGCAGTTGGAAAAAATGCCGCTATTTATTGAACAAAAAAGACGGCTTACAAAAATATATGAAGCGTTAGTAAATAATGTAGATGGTGTGTCATTGTTTAAGGAACCTGTTCATACGAAAGGTAATTATTGGCTACAAACATTGGTGTTAGAAGAGCAGCATCATCGTGATACAGTACTAGATTTTTTGAATAATCATGGTGTGATGTCGAGACCGATTTGGACGCCTCTTCATAAGTTGGCATCATATAAGACTATGCCGAAAGGGAATTTAGATTATATGACTAGTTTGGAAAATAGAATAATTAATATCCCAAGTACGCCATTGAAAGCGAAGTGA
- a CDS encoding NAD-dependent 4,6-dehydratase LegB, producing MNLMNKKILVTGADGFIGSHLTEELVRQGYDVRAFVYYNSFNSWGWLDHTSKEVKENLDVFSGDIRDPYGVKEAMKSCTHVLNLAALIAIPYSYHSPGTYVDTNIKGTLNVVQAARELGVEKVIHTSTSEVYGTAQYVPIDENHPLQGQSPYSATKIGADQLAMSFYKSFDTPVSIIRPFNTYGPRQSARAVIPTIIGQLASGQSTIKLGDIHPTRDFNYVKDTVNGFISVMNHDESTGEVINIGSNYEVSIGETAHMIAEVMGVDLTIETDEQRLRPAKSEVERLWADNKKAKDLLGWTPNYGGKDGFKRGLEETIEWFTNPENLASYKTDVYNI from the coding sequence ATGAACTTGATGAATAAAAAAATTTTAGTAACAGGTGCAGATGGTTTTATCGGGTCTCATTTAACCGAAGAGCTTGTTCGACAGGGATATGACGTTCGTGCTTTTGTTTATTATAATTCATTCAATTCATGGGGATGGTTGGACCATACTTCTAAAGAAGTGAAAGAAAATCTAGATGTGTTTTCCGGTGATATTCGTGATCCATATGGTGTAAAAGAAGCGATGAAAAGTTGTACACATGTTTTAAATTTAGCAGCGTTAATTGCGATACCCTATTCCTATCATTCACCTGGTACGTATGTGGATACGAATATTAAAGGGACTTTAAATGTTGTTCAAGCAGCACGTGAGCTAGGTGTTGAAAAGGTTATCCATACATCCACGAGCGAAGTATATGGAACAGCTCAATATGTGCCAATTGATGAAAATCATCCACTACAAGGACAGTCACCTTATTCAGCTACCAAGATTGGTGCAGATCAACTGGCAATGTCTTTTTATAAATCATTTGATACACCAGTTTCGATTATTCGTCCATTCAATACATATGGACCACGCCAATCAGCACGTGCTGTCATACCAACGATTATTGGGCAACTTGCTTCAGGACAGTCAACAATTAAGTTAGGAGATATCCATCCAACACGGGATTTTAATTATGTGAAAGATACTGTCAATGGTTTTATTTCAGTTATGAATCATGACGAATCCACTGGTGAAGTGATTAATATCGGCTCAAATTATGAAGTGTCCATCGGTGAAACAGCGCATATGATTGCTGAAGTTATGGGTGTAGATTTAACTATTGAAACTGATGAACAACGACTTAGACCAGCTAAAAGTGAAGTAGAGCGTTTGTGGGCAGATAATAAAAAAGCGAAAGATTTATTAGGATGGACACCGAATTATGGTGGAAAAGATGGGTTTAAGCGAGGACTGGAAGAAACAATCGAGTGGTTTACAAATCCTGAAAACTTGGCATCGTACAAAACGGATGTGTATAACATATGA
- a CDS encoding motility associated factor glycosyltransferase family protein, which produces MIALEENAPSKNVVIEESRRGKLTLKVAVGDKMQYVHSKYDPEKDAERLVDKFDGNTNQHVLFVGIGIGYHLQTFIERYPNMKFSIYEPNEEVMLAYLSTSKLPLENLEQIFVGTESERLSKEIEELLAISKGKIQLLTLPIYEKIYGREIATIQKKAVETLRNKKNALAVNVSFQKRWTINAIKNFPTVLKTPNILHDVDKDVFKGKPAIIVAAGPSLNEEFESLRFIKENGLAYIFSVGSAINALIEHGIYPDAACTYDPSERNQFVIEKIKEKNIVDIPLIFGSSVGFETLEDYPGEMFHMITSQDTVSPQLLDTTQSIDIILDAPSIAVVTFQLLTQLECNPVMLVGQNLGYQNNQLYASGIQYDFIDNELSEEEKIKTLIVKDVYGHDIKTDEGFNAMRQQLEMHIEANRNIEVINTTKGGAQIEGTSFVELDDLIKGRLNFQVVKKMGGATLNAYDFSYVEKRIREISRDANNCDLLLKEIVGQLEVIHGALKNRRTNNMEQRFVLFDKEFNRLKRNSFYSGFVEPMLKVQNERLSEESQLIRYENNLLKKAEIVVESFGSFIQEVSLHVEFVKPYFEEMKKRIENRSNELDE; this is translated from the coding sequence TCAAAAAATGTTGTTATCGAGGAATCTAGAAGAGGAAAACTTACATTAAAAGTAGCTGTTGGCGATAAAATGCAATATGTTCATAGTAAATATGACCCAGAAAAAGATGCGGAACGTTTAGTTGATAAATTTGATGGAAATACTAATCAACACGTACTTTTTGTCGGAATAGGAATAGGCTATCATCTCCAAACGTTTATTGAACGATATCCCAATATGAAATTTTCAATCTATGAACCGAATGAAGAAGTAATGCTTGCTTATCTATCTACAAGTAAACTTCCATTAGAGAACTTAGAGCAGATTTTCGTAGGAACTGAATCTGAACGATTAAGTAAAGAGATAGAAGAGCTTCTTGCGATATCAAAAGGAAAGATACAACTCCTCACTTTACCTATTTATGAAAAAATCTACGGTAGGGAAATAGCAACAATACAAAAAAAAGCTGTTGAAACTTTAAGAAATAAAAAAAATGCATTAGCTGTTAATGTCTCATTCCAAAAGCGATGGACCATTAATGCGATCAAAAACTTCCCAACGGTTTTGAAAACACCAAATATCTTACATGATGTAGATAAAGATGTGTTTAAAGGAAAGCCTGCAATTATCGTTGCGGCAGGTCCATCGTTGAATGAGGAATTTGAAAGCTTACGTTTTATTAAAGAAAATGGCCTTGCGTATATTTTCTCTGTTGGATCAGCGATTAATGCGTTGATTGAACATGGGATTTATCCAGATGCGGCTTGTACATATGATCCTAGCGAGAGGAATCAATTTGTAATTGAAAAGATTAAAGAAAAAAATATTGTAGACATACCTCTGATATTCGGGAGTTCTGTAGGTTTCGAAACTTTGGAGGATTATCCTGGTGAAATGTTTCATATGATTACGAGTCAAGATACTGTATCACCGCAGTTATTGGATACAACACAATCAATTGATATTATATTAGATGCACCTTCAATTGCGGTAGTGACATTTCAATTACTGACCCAACTTGAATGTAACCCCGTGATGTTGGTAGGGCAGAATTTAGGTTATCAAAATAATCAACTTTATGCATCTGGTATTCAGTACGATTTTATTGACAATGAATTAAGTGAAGAAGAAAAAATAAAAACCTTAATTGTTAAAGATGTTTACGGTCATGATATTAAAACCGATGAAGGATTCAATGCGATGCGCCAACAACTTGAAATGCATATTGAGGCTAATCGAAATATCGAAGTGATAAATACGACAAAAGGCGGGGCGCAAATTGAAGGTACCTCGTTTGTTGAATTAGATGATTTAATTAAAGGAAGGTTAAATTTTCAAGTTGTTAAGAAAATGGGTGGAGCTACCTTAAATGCTTATGATTTTTCCTATGTGGAAAAAAGAATAAGGGAAATTTCACGGGATGCCAACAATTGTGACTTATTATTGAAAGAAATAGTTGGACAATTAGAAGTTATTCATGGTGCATTAAAAAATAGAAGAACAAATAATATGGAACAGCGATTTGTTTTATTCGATAAAGAATTCAACAGGTTAAAGAGAAATTCATTTTATAGTGGTTTTGTCGAACCAATGTTGAAAGTCCAAAATGAACGATTGTCAGAAGAGAGTCAATTGATTCGCTATGAAAATAATTTATTGAAAAAAGCAGAAATTGTTGTTGAATCATTTGGTAGTTTTATTCAAGAGGTAAGTTTGCATGTAGAATTTGTAAAACCTTATTTTGAGGAAATGAAAAAACGAATAGAAAATAGGAGTAATGAACTTGATGAATAA